GCCATACAAGAATGCTCGCGTCGAAGGCAATCGGATCAAGGCGGAGCAGCTCAAGGCGACGGGGGTCAAGGTGTGTATCGCTCCTTGCCATAATTGCCATGGTGGGCTTGAGGACATCATTCACCACTTCAAGCTTGGAATGGAACTAAAGTTCCTTTGTGAAATTATCTATGACTGCATGGAAAAGCCGAATGCGGTTTAGGGGTGAGTGATGAAAAATAAGCACACTATTGTCATTATATTCTGCGCTTTTTGCCTTATGCTTTGGGGCGTGGCCGCCTTTGCCGAGGAGGACACGGTCCTCAAGGTCGATGCCTTTGGAACGCTGGAAAGGCCGGTCAGTGCTTTTGATCACGATGCGCATGGCGAAATCGTCGGGGATTGTTCCGTTTGTCATCATGTTTATGATAACGGCAAAAAGGTCGAGGGAGAAAGCTCCGAGGACCAAGCCTGCTCTGATTGCCACGGTTTAGAAGCCGAGGGCAGTCAGCCTGGATTACGAACGGCATACCATCAGCAATGCAAGCAATGCCATGTCGACCAGAAGAAAGGTCCGGTGGCTTGCGGCGAGTGTCATGTAAAGAAATAAGCTAGTCGTTTCTCGGTTTTTTCAAAACCCGGCTTTCGTCATGAAAGCCGGGTTTTTTTATGGTGCGCCCGGCAGGGCGCACCCACTTGGAGGTGAAAGTCCTCTACGCACCCGACAGGGGGAAGCGTTAGCCGGACGGCAAGTGTGTCCCCCGCGAGATGGAATCTGAAGGAA
The nucleotide sequence above comes from Deltaproteobacteria bacterium. Encoded proteins:
- a CDS encoding acidic cytochrome c3, which produces MKNKHTIVIIFCAFCLMLWGVAAFAEEDTVLKVDAFGTLERPVSAFDHDAHGEIVGDCSVCHHVYDNGKKVEGESSEDQACSDCHGLEAEGSQPGLRTAYHQQCKQCHVDQKKGPVACGECHVKK